A genomic region of bacterium contains the following coding sequences:
- a CDS encoding TIGR00266 family protein: MGVRSHEVDYRIVGDDLQFVEVELDPQETVVAESGAMMYIEDGITFEVKMGDGSEPNQGAWGKLKSAGKRALAGESAFLAHFTNQGGGRRKVAFAAPYPGKIVPLDLAQLGGRIRAQRNAFLCAARGTKLDIALNRKLGVGFFGGEGFILQDLSGDGMAFLHAGGTIVEKHLTGEKLRIDTGCVVAFEPQIEFSIERAGRTSTMFLGGEGLFLATLEGSGRVWLQSLPFSKVVDEVIRHIPPPSNSG; encoded by the coding sequence GTGGGCGTGAGGAGTCATGAGGTCGACTACCGGATTGTGGGCGATGACCTGCAGTTCGTCGAGGTGGAACTGGATCCGCAGGAGACGGTGGTGGCCGAGTCCGGGGCGATGATGTATATCGAGGACGGCATCACGTTCGAGGTCAAGATGGGTGACGGGTCGGAGCCCAACCAGGGGGCCTGGGGGAAGCTCAAGTCGGCCGGCAAGCGGGCGCTGGCAGGGGAATCGGCGTTCCTAGCCCACTTCACCAACCAGGGCGGCGGCCGGCGCAAGGTTGCGTTCGCGGCTCCGTATCCGGGAAAGATCGTGCCGCTCGACCTCGCTCAGCTCGGCGGCCGGATCCGGGCCCAGAGGAACGCGTTTCTCTGCGCGGCGAGGGGTACGAAGCTAGACATCGCCCTCAACCGGAAACTCGGCGTCGGCTTCTTCGGCGGCGAGGGATTTATCCTCCAGGACCTCTCGGGCGACGGAATGGCCTTCCTCCACGCCGGCGGCACCATCGTGGAGAAGCACTTGACCGGCGAGAAGCTCAGGATCGACACCGGTTGCGTGGTGGCGTTCGAGCCCCAGATCGAGTTCTCGATCGAGCGGGCCGGGCGGACATCGACCATGTTCTTGGGCGGCGAGGGCCTGTTTCTGGCGACCCTGGAAGGCTCGGGGCGGGTCTGGTTGCAGTCGCTCCCCTTCAGCAAGGTGGTCGACGAGGTGATCCGCCACATCCCGCCGCCCAGCAACAGCGGCTAG
- a CDS encoding class I SAM-dependent methyltransferase: MFGDGSTASDRLRLLARIFAQSSRSFVNEAVPDPPNLAVDIGCGPGYTTRLIARTLKPRLTVGMDTSEVYVAQAQRTARRSVRYLVHDATAVPFPTGPADVLYARFVATHLRDPEAVISAWGSQLVRGGVLLLDEVESITTSNRVLSQYLEVVNSLLNHEGRTLYIGPVLDTITLPEFLQTRANGVRSLPVLDRRAAEMFRLNMEAWRHRRFATDTYGADAIRLLAYELDVMARGSSPKSTIEWEIRQIAFERS; encoded by the coding sequence ATGTTCGGCGACGGCAGCACAGCTTCCGACCGGTTGAGGCTATTGGCCCGGATCTTTGCCCAGTCCTCGCGTAGCTTCGTCAACGAGGCAGTTCCCGACCCGCCGAATCTCGCAGTAGACATCGGATGCGGACCCGGCTACACGACGCGCCTCATCGCCAGAACACTGAAACCGCGCCTAACAGTAGGGATGGACACCTCCGAGGTGTACGTGGCCCAGGCGCAGCGTACCGCTAGAAGGAGTGTACGGTACCTCGTTCATGATGCGACTGCTGTCCCTTTCCCCACAGGCCCGGCGGATGTCCTGTACGCGCGATTCGTGGCTACACACCTACGGGATCCGGAGGCTGTGATCAGCGCATGGGGATCGCAGCTTGTGAGAGGCGGCGTACTACTGCTGGACGAAGTGGAGTCGATCACCACTTCGAACCGCGTGCTGTCACAGTACCTGGAAGTCGTGAACTCGCTGTTGAACCACGAGGGAAGAACCCTCTACATCGGCCCTGTATTGGACACGATCACGTTGCCGGAGTTTCTCCAGACGAGAGCGAACGGAGTCCGGTCACTGCCCGTGCTGGACAGGCGCGCAGCGGAGATGTTCCGCCTCAATATGGAAGCGTGGCGACACCGAAGATTCGCTACCGACACCTATGGCGCAGACGCAATCCGTCTGCTGGCCTACGAACTCGACGTGATGGCGCGCGGCTCCAGTCCAAAGTCGACCATCGAGTGGGAGATACGACAAATCGCGTTCGAGCGCTCCTGA